In a single window of the Drosophila subpulchrella strain 33 F10 #4 breed RU33 chromosome X, RU_Dsub_v1.1 Primary Assembly, whole genome shotgun sequence genome:
- the LOC119557211 gene encoding neprilysin-1, which produces MRFAQRWLAILGGCLLTLVRSESPIDPCQNFYKYACGNWSAIHAEDPYSSLVEQLDYSYHEKLAELLENEEQHDGPRFQQLLRDFYTSCRRPLTKDQVLGFLENLIEMPSLGEDELTVGLTAAFRPGALLDTSSFDLEKIWQELLFRTEDWNPNETNTEPLTRQKFDLLWAGRLEGADLKKELVWDELSWLESQMMNTSSYEASDGAPVFWMLPWPEFRPDYRQLARLLANKSKRFMLTYIYLRLKLVQGLGESWRIGRAECADHARHILTHPSVWLMERHHPRLKEESVMQDIFQELKHRFGQRLRANRNNFSKHTQQFLLSKLDRMTLRLSVLPRRCSERTLAQRIDRHYRDVHLSPSDYFGNLLVGLKHSRMQSDQYNMLSMISGSASRNSLFPVQPYQYGTYASPFYLTESNMLIVPLSLLGPPLYTPQQPQILTYSSLGFVLGHELSHGFDPEDVVLNSRGTASSSVRRELRKNRRFQRELNCLKGQFNSRLNEKFADANGLELAYSAYFDTAQTDGKRDRKVRDSTDQKQQFFINFAQFFCSDADLLEDSTDHGSDRRRVNDAVFNFHPFLEAFSCRKTQNRRQCRLF; this is translated from the exons ATGCGTTTCGCGCAGAGATGGCTGGCCATCCTCGGGGGCTGTCTCCTTACTCTGGTAAGGTCGGAATCGCCAATCGATCCCTGCCAGAACTTCTATAAATACGCCTGCGGCAACTGGTCGGCCATTCACGCCGAAGATCCGTACTCAAGCTTAGTGGAACAGTTGGACTACAGTTACCATGAGAAGTTGGCCGAGTTGCTGGAAAATGA AGAGCAGCACGATGGGCCCCGCTTCCAGCAGCTGCTCAGGGACTTCTACACCTCCTGCCGGCGACCCCTGACTAAGGATCAGGTGCTGGGATTCCTGGAAAATCTGATCGAAATGCCAAGCCTCGGAGAGGACGAACTGACCGTGGGCCTCACTGCCGCCTTCCGTCCAGGGGCTTTGTTGGATACATCGAGTTTCGATCTGGAAAAAATATGGCAGGAGCTACTGTTCCGCACAGAAGATTGGAACCCAAATGAAACGAACACAGAGCCCCTGACTCGCCAAAAGTTTGATCTTTTGTGGGCAGGCAGGCTAGAAGGAGCCGATTTAAAAAAGGAGCTCGTTTGGGACGAGTTGAGCTGGCTGGAATCCCAAATGATGAACACTTCATCGTACGAAGCCTCTGACGGAGCCCCAGTGTTTTGGATGCTGCCCTGGCCGGAATTCAGGCCCGACTACAGGCAATTGGCTCGTTTGCTGGCCAACAAGTCCAAGCGATTTATGCTTACCTATATCTACCTGAGACTAAAGCTGGTCCAAGGACTTGGCGAGTCTTGGCGCATAGGACGCGCCGAGTGTGCCGACCACGCCAGACATATCCTGACCCACCCTTCGGTTTGGTTGATGGAAAGGCACCATCCCAGACTCAAGGAGGAGAGCGTTATGCAGGACATCTTCCAGGAACTCAAGCACCGTTTCGGCCAAAGACTCCGGGCCAATAGGAATAACTTCTCCAAGCACACGCAGCAGTTTCTACTCTCGAAGCTGGACAGAATGACGCTGCGTCTGAGTGTCCTTCCCAGGCGCTGTTCGGAAAGGACCTTGGCGCAGCGCATCGACAGGCACTACAGGGATGTCCACCTGAGCCCCTCCGACTATTTCGGGAATCTCCTGGTCGGCCTGAAGCACTCCAGGATGCAGAGCGACCAGTACAACATGTTGTCCATGATATCCGGGTCTGCCTCTAGAAACAGCTTGTTCCCCGTTCAGCCCTACCAGTACGGCACCTATGCCTCGCCCTTCTACTTGACCGAGAGCAACATGCTGATCGTGCCCCTCTCCCTGCTGGGGCCACCGCTTTACACACCCCAGCAGCCGCAGATACTCACGTACAGTTCGCTGGGCTTCGTCCTGGGCCACGAGCTGAGTCACGGCTTCGACCCCGAGGATGTGGTCCTGAACTCCCGGGGCACGGCGAGTTCCTCAGTCAGGAGGGAGCTCAGGAAGAACCGGAGGTTTCAGCGCGAGCTGAACTGCCTGAAAGGCCAGTTCAATAGTAGACTTAATGAAAAGTTTGCAGACGCAAATGGCCTAGAACTGGCCTACTCCGCCTACTTTGACACCGCCCAAACGGATGGGAAAAGGGATCGCAAGGTCAGGGACTCCACCGACCAGAAGCAGCAGTTCTTCATCAACTTTGCCCAGTTCTTCTGCTCCGATGCTGATCTTTTGGAGGACAGTACGGACCATGGCAGCGACAGGCGAAGGGTCAACGATGCGGTTTTCAATTTCCATCCTTTTTTAGAGGCCTTCAGCTGTCGGAAAACGCAAAATCGAAGACAGTGTCGGTTGTTTTAG
- the LOC119556947 gene encoding sex peptide receptor has translation MDNNTDVLYQYRLAPSASPDMDLGDPRLEGGPNLAANESQLELPDYGNESLDYSNYQQMADGSCRMEDNNISYWNLTCDSPLDYAIPLYGYCMPFLLITTIISNSLIVLVLSKKSMATPTNFVLMGMAICDMLTVIFPAPGLWYMYTFGNHYKPLHPVSMCLAYSIFNEIMPAMCHTISVWLTLALAVQRYIYVCHAPMARTWCTMPRVRRCTAYIALLAILHQLPRFFDRTYMPLEIEWNGKPTEVCHLETALWVHDYIGLNLYYTSYYLFRVLFVHLLPCIILVTLNILLFSAMRQAQERRKLLFRENRKKECKKLRETNCTTLMLIVVVSVFLLAEIPIAVVTVMHIVSSLIIEFLDYGLANICIMLTNFFLVFSYPINFGIYCGMSRQFRETFKEIFLGRLMTKKDTSTKYSIVNGARTCTNETVL, from the exons ATGGACAACAACACGGACGTACTGTACCAGTACCGTCTCGCCCCATCCGCCAGCCCGGATATGGATCTCGGGGATCCCCGCCTTGAGGGCGGGCCTAACCTGGCGGCCAACGAGTCCCAGCTGGAACTCCCCGACTACGGGAACGAGAGCCTGGACTACTCCAACTACCAGCAGATGGCCGACGGTTCTTGCCGCATGGAGGACAACAACATCAGCTACTGGAACCTCACCTGCGACTCGCCCCTGGACTACGCCATCCCACTCTACGGATACTGCATGCCCTTCCTGCTGATCACCACCATCATCTCCAACTCCCTGATCGTCCTCGTCCTGAGCAAAAAGAGcatggccacgcccaccaaCTTTGTACTGATGG GGATGGCTATATGCGATATGCTGACTGTTATATTTCCGGCACCGGGCCTCTGGTATATGTACACATTCGGCAATCATTATAAGCCCCTGCATCCGGTCTCCATGTGTCTGGCCTACAGCATTTTCAATGAG ATCATGCCAGCCATGTGCCACACCATCTCCGTTTGGCTAACTCTGGCCCTTGCCGTGCAAAG GTACATTTAcgtgtgccacgcccccatgGCCCGCACATGGTGCACGATGCCGCGGGTGAGGCGGTGCACGGCGTACATCGCGCTGCTGGCCATCCTGCACCAGCTACCGCGGTTCTTCGATCGCACCTACATGCCGCTGGAGATCGAGTGGAACGGGAAGCCCACCGAGGTGTGCCACCTGGAGACGGCGTTGTGGGTGCACGACTACATCGGGTTGAACCTGTACTACACCAGCTACTACCTGTTCCGGGTGCTGTTCGTACACCTCCTACCCTGCATCATCCTGGTGACGCTGAACATCCTGCTCTTCTCGGCGATGCGGCAGGCGCAGGAGCGGCGCAAGCTGCTCTTCCGGGAGAACCGGAAGAAGGAGTGCAAGAAGCTGCGGGAGACCAACTGCACCACCCTGATGCTGATCGTGGTCGTCTCCGTGTTCCTGCTGGCCGAGATCCCCATCGCCGTGGTCACCGTGATGCACATCGTGAGCTCCCTGATCATCGAGTTCCTGGACTACGGCCTGGCCAACATCTGCATAATGCTGACCAACTTCTTCCTGGTGTTCAGCTACCCCATCAACTTCGGCATCTACTGCGGCATGTCGCGCCAGTTCCGCGAGACCTTCAAGGAGATATTCCTGGGCCGGCTGATGACCAAGAAGGACACCTCCACGAAGTACTCGATCGTTAACGGCGCACGCACGTGCACCAACGAGACGGTCCTCTAG